In Gracilinanus agilis isolate LMUSP501 chromosome 1, AgileGrace, whole genome shotgun sequence, the sequence aagtgtatgcatttttgagagacatgaaaacaaagaataatatattaaattagatTTCTCACAAACTGCTTAAGTGCCTTTTAGTGGCATTTTGTTTGGAGATAAGGATGAAAATTCAAATTTCAAGATTCATCCCCTAACTTtctatttttgagaattacaacaAAGAACATTACTTCCTCATTTAGGActcctccaaattatttttcttttttcttccactcCCACAAGAAATTGCATGTCAATCCTTTTTTTATGACAAACCCTATCTACTGTGTAGTAATAAATGggttattttttccttggttttgAGTGGCGTCAGTGTAATTGTTATAATGTTAATTTAATAGATGACTTCGGATATGCGTGAGGGTGATGAACACAGGGGGCTTTCCCAGTTGTGCCAATGAAAGAGTATGGCTACAAGCAAGGTGAggtgtggggaggagagagcagATAGTCAGGGAGACACACCGCATTAGGAAGGGAGGGTAAAAAAAAGAgtgtgggagggaggagagaagccaTCAGAGTGGCAGAGAGAGTGATAAATAAAGGAGAGTGAGGAGAGATAGGAGACAAGAGACTGGGACTTGAAGGCgagtaggggaaaaaaaggagcagGGAGAGGAAGcacaaaacagaaaaggagagggggaagggaaggagggaggaaagaatcgaatgggaaaaaaggggggacaggaagagagaaaggagagagagagagagagagagagagagagagagagagagagagagagagagagagtcagtaaGTGACATAGGATCGAGGGTTCTTTTTTCCAGCTCCTTTTAGGTTTTTAGATTGTTTATGAGTAGAGGAGTATCTTCCTTAGGCTGGCAGTTGGACAGCGGCAGTGATACGGACAGCTGCAAACCAGAGTGGACAGCGAAAGACAGAAATTCCAGCTATAAACCAGGCATATCTGACTTACTTGGAATTGCCTCTCCGCTAACTCCTGTTTGTTGCGGGTGGTCAAGGAGCCCGCCAGACGAACCAAGTACACCAGCTGTGTGGCTTGCTGAAGATGTTTGAACCATTGACTTCGTGCAAGAGGGGAACACTCCCAGCTTAAGCTGCCTTATCTCTCCATCGCCCCAAATCTTTAGAAGTGAGAGGACaaaaacaagggagggggaaggaggaggcttGTGCCTCACACCACTGCCCAGCTAACCACCTCCACGGAATGGATGGACTCACCCACAGCAGCCCCCTACCCCATGGTCACGCTGACCTTAGCAACCAGAGCAACAACACTACCTCCAGTGACTCGCCTTACAATAGGGGCAATAGTACTGATTTCTCAGATGTGACCTTCGGCTACCAGGTAGTCACCTCGGTGCTGCTCGGCTCCCTGATCCTCTGCGCTGTGATCGGCAATGCCTGCGTGGTGGCCGCAATTGTCCTGGAGCGCTCCCTGCAGAACGTGGCTAACTATCTCATCGGCTCTCTGGCAGTCACAGACCTGATGGTTTCCGTGTTAGTTTTGCCTATGGCTGCTCTTTACCAGGTCCTCAACAAGTGGACCCTAGGCCAGGTGACCTGCGACATCTTTATCTCTCTGGATGTACTCTGCTGCACATCATCCATCCTGCACCTGTGTGCCATTGCCCTGGACAGGTACTGGGCGATCACTGACCCCATTGACTATGTAAATAAGAGGACCCCCCGGAGAGCTGCTGTCCTTATCAGCCTCACTTGGCTAATAGGCTTTCTGATCTCTATTCCACCCATGCTGGGCTGGAGGACCCCAGAAGACCGTTCTAATCCCGACGCCTGCACCATCAGCAAAGACCATGGCTATACCATTTACTCCACATTTGGCGCCTTCTACATTCCCTTGCTACTGATGCTAGTGCTGTACGGGCGGATCTTCAAAGCCGCCCGGTTCCGAATCCGCAAGACAGTAAAGAAGGCAGAGAAGTCCGCGGACAGTTGCTTCAGTACTTCTCCCGCTCCCCCGCCCAAAAAGAGTATCAATGGGGAGCCCAGGGGCAAGAACTGGAGGCGCGGGGCGGAGCCCAAGATAGTAGGGGCTCCCTGCGTCAATGGGGCTGTGAGGCAGGGCGAGGATCGCGCTGCCCTGGAGGTAATTGAGATCCATCACTACAGCAACTCCAAGGACCACCTAACTCTCCCCAGTGATGCTGGTGGAGTCCTCTGTACCACCTCCTTCGAGAAGAAGAACGAAAGGAATATAGAAGCCAAGAGAAAGATGGCCTTGGCCCGAGAGAGGAAGACAGTCAAGACGTTGGGCATCATAATGGGTACCTTTATCCTCTGTTGGCTTCCATTCTTCATTGTAGCTCTGGTTCTGCCCTTCTGTGAAAGCAGCTGCCACATGCCCGACTCATTGGGTGCGATCATCAACTGGTTAGGCTACTCCAACTCTCTGCTCAACCCTGTCATCTATGCCTACTTCAACAAagatttccaaagtgctttcaaGAAGATTGTTAGGTGCAAATTCTGCCGGCAATGATATATTGCTGGATGGCTGAAGGTTGCACAACCCAACCCCTCCCCAACCTCATCCTCACCCTCATCCTCACCCTCACCTTCATCTCACTTCCTGATAAGCTACCCACATCTAAATTTAGCTTGCCTCTTTTCTCCTAAACCTCTACATCTCCATTGCCTCTGCTTTCGGGGTTTCAGGCCTCTTTAGCCAATGCAGCCGAATATTAATGGGAAAGAGGGATTATTTGTACCTAATAGAGCcgcaatgggggtgggggtagttCGAGACTGGGGATGAGTGCCCTTGGAGCACTCATGGAGTTATTTGGGAAACAAAGTTGGTTaagtctttctcccttccccagaaCTGACGTTCCCCAACCCGGAACAATCTACAAGTTCTTGCTCAGTCTCCTTCCTTCCAggacagaaatgaaaacaaaacagaaccataATCGCAGCCCTCCACAGCAGGGTTGTTGTGCTCTTTCCTGAGTTAAAGAAATTTAAGTTGCTGGATATCTCCTCTGGTTATCCCCTTTGCGCCTTGCCTGCACCAGCCCTCAGCATTTTCACTCATTCGGCTGGTCTtgccccctttcctccccttcccctccctttcttctccaggTGTACTAAGACCAGAAAGCAGCAGGATTTGCCGAGAACTTTGTTAGTTGTGGACACCTAATTTCCATCGTTtcccaaagtgaaaaaaaaaatcagcctatGCATAACCCGCTTGTTTTGTTTTCCCTGACCACCTCTTCCGACCTGGGGGAGGGTGGAAAGAAGACAGCAGAAAGTTAATCGTGAAAGTAAATCTGTAAGTACCGGAGGCCTCGCTTGGAAGGGGCTGGAGAGCTGTGGGTGTCCTGGGTGAGTTTGCAGCGGGAGAGGGATATGGAGCAGCCTCAGTATTTTCTTTCACCAAACTAAAAGAGGGAACTTCCGGTGGACAAAAAGTCATTTATTGGAATCTTTTAATAATTTGCTTCCCAACTTCTCTACATTGGGAAGCAGCCGCTAttataccacaaatcactgattACTAGAAATCCATAAAGCACTCTGTAGATAATAACACCCCAGCCCTGACCTCTGCTAGGGGCCAAGGAGACTTGATTTCTCAGAGTCCTAAGATAGAGTCAAATCGCCACTTCCTCTCCTATATCTGTCTCCCTCCACGGATGCATGGGGGCATGCATGCTTTTATTAGAGAGCGGGAACAACTTTTAGCGCTTTGCAAGGACCATCGCACTAAGTTTGACTCTTTCCGTTTGAAAGTCATAGCCTGTAATTCCggtttttaaataaaggaaatcaGGGAGAGTAAGTAGCCCAGGCTGCTGGGGAGGGAGTAGTGTATTAATTGCTTCATGTTCCCCTGTTGACTAAGAATAAGCCGAGGAAGGTCTATGGGGTTTGAGCACGCTGGTGCTTGTTAAACTGGTGATTGTTAAACTAAAGAGCTCAACGGAACAGCCAAGCCTGCAGGTTCTGAAGGGGTCTCTTCATTTGACTTTTGTGGAAGACTCACCAGACTTGTTCTTCGGCCctcatgaaaaaagaaatctactCCGAAAGCGATAAcgtttgtctttctttctgtggTGGAAATCTCCGGGTTTCAGATCTGAGAATATGGAGCTCGATCTTGTAAATTGGTACGGTATTGGCATCTCTTTGTGGCCTCAGAGTGGGACTCCTTAAATCTTTTAGGGGCTGAAAAGTTTCCACCGCATTGTGCCTCTAAATGTTGTACTGTACAGGGTATGCTACCTAATCCGGGGTGGGCCCCAGATGTAACAGGATTGCACGTTTTGCACGAATGTGGTTGTTGAATAAGTGGAAATCTTTGGACAACAGAGCTTCAATTCCCCAAAGCAATTATTCTTCCAATCGTGTCAACCCCTATCCCTGAGAAACCTATTGTAATCTCTGCTGCCCAGTCCAAGGGAATGTTACCCTTGTGCTCAATACAGGTGGATGTATATTTTCAATCATTTGACAATGGTTAGCTAACTGATGCTGGACAATGTAGTACTTTCACATCCAGCCTCCCAATTTTCTGATGACTAGCTATTTAAATTATTAGCAGAAAATTATTGATTTCTATTGTCTTTCCTTCCACCTacggttttcttttttctcagatGAGTTTCTATCTTTTGGATGTTTGAGCATATTGTTTGGAGAACAGTGTTGTATTTCTGAAGTCGAAGAAGTTGTCAATGAAAGTGCACTTGTCTAAGTATTAGAGGTGACAAAGCAGAACCTATTGCTTTAAGTTATTTGATAAACTCACAAAGCTAACCTGCTGTTTAGCCTATAAAATAAATCGACAAGACCTCATGTGAAAGAAAAAGAGTCTGAGTGTAAACTGAGAGAGACTGGGGTTTTACTCCCTAGGTCATtatgaattatatgaatatgattCAGTTGCATTGTGGCATGAGTAGCTTAACAGGGGAGGAGAACAGAAATTTCCAgtctaatttttattaatttgggaagtttaatttcatttttaatcacaatgaatgaaatataattaGATGGGAGAATGATCTCAACAGCTATGTCCCTCTTTGATTGCTGTTGGTTTCCCTAAATTTGTAGTAGAAATGTCTTCAAATCAATCATAAGTGCATGTGAGGACTGGAGGAGATCCTGGAGATCACTTAGTTTAAGCATTTTAATAGtttaatcattttaaagatatggaaactgaaTCTAATGGAttttcagtgacttacccaaggtcacaaggctAGTTTTGGCAGAACAAGGCCTGGAACCTGGGTAATAATCTCCTAGTTCCAAATTTAAATCATTCAAAATCAATTCTGTTTTGTCCTAGAAAGTAAGCCTGTGCTAACATTTCTCCCTCGTATATTAAAGTTTAGTTCCTATAGCTGACTACTCGAATTGGAACAGTGGTTTTACATTTGGAAACCTTTACTCCCACTTCTTAGCATTCATtaaaaaggtacaaataaagCCCAAGTGTGAGAGGCTGGGCAAATCTAATAGTACCTGGTTGCTAAAGCTATTGTTGGTTGAACAGAAAAGTCATATTGGtattgaggaaaatgaaaggattgtaACTCTCAAAGGcactggatttttttaaagttgattgtATTCAGGTAAAGTATTTCTGCATTAAACTTGGCCTTCAGTgttcatttgaaataataaagTGATAATTAAAGACTCATTAGTGG encodes:
- the HTR1A gene encoding 5-hydroxytryptamine receptor 1A — translated: MDGLTHSSPLPHGHADLSNQSNNTTSSDSPYNRGNSTDFSDVTFGYQVVTSVLLGSLILCAVIGNACVVAAIVLERSLQNVANYLIGSLAVTDLMVSVLVLPMAALYQVLNKWTLGQVTCDIFISLDVLCCTSSILHLCAIALDRYWAITDPIDYVNKRTPRRAAVLISLTWLIGFLISIPPMLGWRTPEDRSNPDACTISKDHGYTIYSTFGAFYIPLLLMLVLYGRIFKAARFRIRKTVKKAEKSADSCFSTSPAPPPKKSINGEPRGKNWRRGAEPKIVGAPCVNGAVRQGEDRAALEVIEIHHYSNSKDHLTLPSDAGGVLCTTSFEKKNERNIEAKRKMALARERKTVKTLGIIMGTFILCWLPFFIVALVLPFCESSCHMPDSLGAIINWLGYSNSLLNPVIYAYFNKDFQSAFKKIVRCKFCRQ